In the Colletotrichum higginsianum IMI 349063 chromosome 7 map unlocalized unitig_7, whole genome shotgun sequence genome, one interval contains:
- a CDS encoding Major facilitator superfamily transporter yields MSKPEAKYLEETGVPGPYSSLSSDDGEFMQRYEGKTGRAVVRKIDYRLIPIMGLLYLLAHIDRGNIGNAKIEGMDKDLGLTGNQYNIASTIFFVPYIIFEIPSNIVLKKVRPSLWLSFLVLSWGTVMTLMGVVKNFQGMAICRVFLGLCEAGFFPGAVYIVTTWYPRHELQQRLAIFYTASAFSGALSGLLAFGIARMDGVRGIEGWRWIFLIEGAVTIAAGLAMPFLILDTPEKAKWLSEDEKRFIDLRLRLSGVRSQTQEGDKLSWRLLFQTMTDWKIGLGILLAWANSVPNAAFKFTMPQIIKQLGFPTATAQLLTIPPYFCGGVAAWVTGRMSDKFTWRMPFIAGPMAVLAIALGLLFHYSADVANNVPAMYVGVVLAQIGIYPLLPGITAWIGNNLAPSWKRSIGIAWLLAAGNLGSLIGTNIFLDKEGPQYPTGYGTSLGIICLGLIAAFALEFFLWSLNKKKAQLSEAEIRQQYSQEQLDRMGEKSPLYQYTL; encoded by the exons GGTCAGAAAG ATTGATTACAGGCTGATTCCCATCATGGGCCTTCTTTACCTGTTGGCCCACATTGACAGAGGGAACATCGGCAATGCGAAAATCGAGGGCATGGACAAAGACCTTGGTCTCACGGGAAACCAGTACAACATCGCCAGCACAATCTTTTTCGTCCCTTATATCATCTTTG AGATCCCCTCGAATATCGTGCTCAAGAAGGTTCGGCCTAGTCTATGGCTATCCTTCTTGGTTCTTTCATGGGGCACTGTTATGACACTTATGGGAGTGGTCAAAAACTTCCAAGGAATGGCTATTTGCAGAGTGTTTCTTGGATTATGCGAG GCCGGCTTTTTCCCAGGCGCCGTTTACATTGTTACCACCTGGTACCCCCGACACGAGCTCCAACAGCGCCTCGCCATTTTCTACACAGCATCAGCCTTCTCGGGCGCTCTGAGCGGCCTTTTGGCTTTCGGAATCGCTCGTATGGATGGCGTTCGTGGCATAGAGGGCTGGAGGTGGATATTCCTCATAGAAGGAGCCGTGACCATTGCAGCAGGGCTTGCGATGCCGTTCTTGATCCTGGATACTCCGGAAAAGGCCAAGTGGCtcagcgaggacgagaagcgcTTCATAGACTTGCGTCTCCGCTTGTCGGGTGTTCGCTCTCAAACCCAGGAAGGCGACAAGCTTTCCTGGCGTTTGCTTTTCCAAACCATGACGGATTGGAAGATCGGCCTGGGAATCTTGCTTGCGTGGGCCAATTCCGTGCCGAACGCCGCGTTCAAGTTCACCATGCCGCAGATCATCAAGCAATTGGGATTCCCCACCGCGACGGCCCAGCTGCTTACCATTCCTCCGTATTTCTGCGGTGGTGTGGCGGCATGGGTTACTGGCAGAATGTCAGACAAGTTTACTTGGCGCATGCCGTTCATAGCCGGGCCCATGGCTGTACTCGCGATAGCTCTTGGTCTTCTATTCCATTACTCTGCCGATGTAGCCAACAACGTACCGGCCATGTATGTCGGCGTCGTGTTGGCTCAGATCGGCATATACCCACTCCTCCCAGGCATTACTGCATGGATAGGCAACAACTTAGCTCCGTCATGGAAGCGGTCCATCGGAATTGCGTGGCTTTTAGCGGCCGGCAACTTGGGGA GTCTCATTGGAACAAACATCTTCTTGGATAAGGAGGGCCCGCAGTATCCTACTGGATATGGAACATCACTGGGCATCATTTGCCTGGGACTTATAGCAGCCTTTGCGTTGGAATTCTTTCTGTGGAGTTTGAACAAAAAGAAGGCACAACTCTCCGAAGCTGAGATTCGCCAACAATACTCCCAGGAGCAGTTGGACCGCATGGGCGAGAAAAGCCCTCTGTATCAGTACACTTTGTAA